The Bacteroidales bacterium genome has a window encoding:
- a CDS encoding PKD domain-containing protein, whose amino-acid sequence MKRAILVIWSLLILLPLALGQDYYQLRKQTRISTGLHEAAAIPYDEGGIVYITESNSVGASSPTDAQGRKLYTIFLMESGGKKRHFRSELVSQKHEGPVSFTADFKTMVFSQQRPSLGRMDPLGLYFAEYVNGEWVNERAFEFNDDVAWLFSPSLSGDGRTLFFSANFEGGMGGFDIYRSRLRGGAWSKPENLGPGVNTPDNEIYPVIHPSGRLYFSSDGHDNHVAGFDLFETASVEGKWAKAVRLGAPFNTLSNDYHIWFSEDFKEGYLTSDGRGGTKDIFTFHTDIPVFESPEPIRRTYYKYLLRDKNLDTVDTELFSYFWLINDTLELPGHEVIYQFPEPGVYECKLMVHDLQLDTLVVQDTKSLPIRLHEQAVILCTDTTTVNTPVLFDGSETYLPGFSAGRYLWEFGDGTYGEGLQVTHSYLYPGRYRVMLGVEERKRNRKDTPELRVSYKDILVLPQAP is encoded by the coding sequence TGTTATATGGTCCCTCCTGATCCTGCTCCCCCTGGCGCTGGGTCAGGATTATTACCAGTTGCGGAAGCAGACCAGAATCTCCACGGGGCTTCATGAAGCTGCTGCCATTCCTTATGATGAAGGGGGCATTGTTTATATCACTGAATCGAACAGCGTGGGAGCCAGCAGTCCGACCGATGCTCAGGGCAGGAAGCTCTATACCATATTTTTAATGGAGAGCGGAGGAAAGAAAAGGCACTTCCGGTCTGAACTGGTCAGCCAGAAGCATGAAGGGCCGGTTTCTTTCACGGCCGATTTTAAGACCATGGTGTTTTCCCAACAACGACCGTCCCTGGGCAGGATGGATCCCCTCGGTCTCTATTTTGCCGAATATGTGAATGGGGAATGGGTGAACGAAAGGGCCTTTGAATTTAACGATGATGTGGCCTGGCTCTTCTCCCCCTCGCTCTCCGGCGATGGACGGACCCTCTTTTTTTCAGCAAATTTTGAGGGAGGAATGGGCGGATTTGATATTTACCGGTCCAGACTCAGGGGGGGAGCCTGGAGCAAGCCGGAAAATCTGGGTCCCGGAGTGAATACCCCCGATAATGAGATCTACCCGGTGATTCACCCTTCAGGCAGGCTCTATTTTTCATCGGATGGCCATGACAACCATGTGGCGGGCTTTGATCTCTTTGAGACGGCCAGTGTGGAAGGAAAGTGGGCCAAGGCCGTCCGGCTGGGAGCTCCTTTTAATACCCTTTCCAATGATTACCATATCTGGTTCAGCGAAGATTTTAAGGAAGGTTACCTGACCAGCGACGGGAGGGGCGGGACCAAGGATATCTTCACCTTTCATACAGATATTCCTGTATTTGAATCGCCGGAACCCATCCGCAGAACCTATTACAAATACCTGCTTCGCGACAAGAATCTGGATACCGTGGATACCGAGCTGTTTTCCTACTTCTGGCTTATCAATGATACCCTGGAGCTGCCCGGTCATGAAGTTATTTACCAGTTTCCGGAGCCGGGAGTTTACGAATGCAAATTAATGGTACATGATCTTCAGCTGGATACCCTGGTTGTTCAGGATACAAAATCCCTGCCCATCAGGCTGCACGAACAGGCAGTGATCCTATGTACCGATACCACCACGGTGAACACCCCGGTCCTCTTTGATGGCAGCGAGACCTATCTGCCGGGATTTTCTGCAGGCAGATATCTCTGGGAGTTCGGAGACGGAACCTACGGAGAGGGATTACAGGTGACGCACAGCTACCTTTACCCGGGTAGGTACCGGGTCATGCTTGGAGTTGAGGAGCGAAAGAGAAACAGGAAAGACACTCCTGAGCTGAGGGTAAGTTATAAGGATATCCTGGTGCTTCCCCAGGCACCATAG